In Candidatus Thermoplasmatota archaeon, a genomic segment contains:
- a CDS encoding zinc-ribbon domain-containing protein, with protein sequence MKTCTRCNQENLDESMFCGRCGASLGEAPPAGPAPPAQPPPMQPPGAQPPYPQYAPPYYPQYAPPYSPQYAQPPRDTKLAVAGGALVLVGGVLAIIMSLVGMVVSSLFYGGYSYPFYPYGYFQAICGVVGVAFAIIAIIGGISAIKRRNFAMAVVGAVFCMLSVGSMGISSVLGLIGLILIAVSSHEFK encoded by the coding sequence TTGAAGACCTGCACAAGATGTAATCAGGAGAATCTGGACGAATCGATGTTCTGCGGGAGATGTGGTGCATCGCTTGGCGAGGCACCTCCCGCCGGGCCAGCCCCGCCTGCCCAGCCGCCTCCCATGCAACCGCCAGGAGCGCAACCACCTTATCCGCAGTATGCACCGCCGTACTACCCGCAGTATGCACCGCCGTACTCTCCACAGTATGCTCAACCGCCGAGGGACACCAAGCTCGCCGTTGCAGGCGGCGCCCTGGTTCTTGTCGGCGGGGTACTTGCGATCATAATGTCATTGGTCGGGATGGTTGTGTCCAGTCTGTTCTACGGCGGCTACAGTTACCCCTTCTATCCGTACGGTTACTTCCAGGCCATTTGCGGAGTGGTTGGAGTGGCCTTCGCTATCATCGCCATCATCGGAGGGATCTCTGCCATAAAGAGGAGGAACTTCGCCATGGCCGTGGTTGGCGCTGTGTTCTGCATGCTGTCCGTCGGTTCGATGGGCATCAGTTCAGTACTGGGTCTGATAGGATTGATCCTAATAGCGGTCTCAAGCCACGAGTTCAAGTGA
- the pruA gene encoding L-glutamate gamma-semialdehyde dehydrogenase, with protein MVNRISSVEMPDNEPILSYAPGSEERDTLKKKLDELQSKQIEIPIRIGGRRYRTGDVGKCVCPHDHSLVLGTYHKVTDELVMKAIDTALKARERWADMPWEDRAAIFLRAAELLSGPYRMTLNAATMLCQSKNVYQAEVDAACELIDFFRFNVHYMSKIYEIQPKCAEDTVNSLEYRPLEGLVFAVTPFNFTSIIGNLPSSPALMGNVVVWKPATSAVYTAHFVNELFREAGVPDGVITMLPGSGVRISRHVFGSPHFAGLHFTGSTETFDWMWKQIAKNLDTYRTYPRIVGETGGKDFIFAHKSAGLDEFATAMIRGAFEYQGQKCSAASRAYVPESLWSRVKKRLLRDLRTMQIGPPTDFSKFINAVIDHAAYGNIKKYIDYAKRAKGTEVVFGGRCDDSKGWFIAPTVVVVKNPRSKLMEEEIFGPVLTVYVYDDKKYEETLRVCDGTSPYGLTGAIFSKDREATILATRMLRNAAGNFYINDKPTGAVVGQQPFGGARRSGTNDKAGSMFNLLRWASIRTVKENLLPPKDYTYPFLEE; from the coding sequence ATGGTCAACCGGATATCAAGTGTCGAGATGCCAGACAACGAACCGATTCTCTCTTACGCTCCGGGTTCCGAGGAACGAGACACCCTGAAGAAGAAGCTGGATGAGCTTCAGTCCAAGCAGATCGAGATCCCGATCCGCATCGGCGGGAGGCGTTACAGGACGGGCGACGTGGGCAAGTGCGTGTGCCCGCACGACCATTCCCTCGTTCTGGGGACGTACCACAAGGTGACGGACGAGCTCGTCATGAAGGCCATCGACACGGCACTGAAAGCTCGGGAGAGGTGGGCGGACATGCCCTGGGAGGACAGGGCGGCGATCTTCCTGCGGGCGGCGGAGCTGCTCTCGGGTCCGTACAGGATGACCCTGAACGCCGCCACGATGCTCTGCCAGTCCAAGAACGTCTACCAGGCCGAGGTCGACGCCGCGTGCGAGCTGATCGACTTCTTCAGGTTCAACGTCCACTATATGTCAAAGATATATGAGATCCAGCCCAAGTGCGCGGAGGACACGGTGAACAGCTTGGAGTACCGCCCGCTCGAGGGCCTCGTCTTCGCCGTCACGCCCTTCAACTTCACGTCCATCATAGGCAACCTTCCCTCCTCGCCGGCGCTGATGGGGAACGTCGTGGTCTGGAAGCCCGCCACTTCTGCGGTCTACACGGCGCACTTCGTGAACGAGCTCTTCCGCGAGGCGGGGGTCCCGGACGGCGTGATAACGATGCTTCCGGGATCGGGCGTGAGGATATCCAGGCACGTCTTCGGCAGCCCACACTTCGCGGGGCTTCACTTCACCGGAAGCACGGAGACCTTCGACTGGATGTGGAAGCAGATCGCGAAGAACCTGGACACGTACAGGACCTATCCCCGCATCGTCGGAGAGACTGGCGGGAAGGATTTCATATTCGCCCACAAGAGCGCGGGCCTCGACGAGTTCGCCACGGCGATGATCCGCGGCGCGTTCGAGTACCAGGGGCAGAAGTGCTCCGCGGCCTCGCGGGCGTACGTTCCCGAATCGCTCTGGTCCAGGGTCAAGAAGAGGCTCCTCAGGGACCTCAGGACCATGCAGATAGGCCCGCCAACGGACTTCAGCAAGTTCATCAATGCCGTGATCGACCACGCCGCCTACGGTAATATCAAGAAGTACATCGACTACGCGAAGAGGGCCAAGGGGACGGAGGTCGTCTTCGGCGGGCGCTGCGACGACTCGAAGGGCTGGTTCATCGCGCCGACGGTCGTCGTGGTCAAGAACCCGAGGTCGAAGCTGATGGAGGAGGAGATTTTCGGACCCGTGCTGACGGTCTACGTGTACGACGACAAGAAGTACGAGGAGACGCTGCGGGTATGCGACGGGACCTCTCCGTACGGCCTCACCGGGGCGATATTCTCGAAGGACAGAGAGGCGACGATCCTCGCCACCAGAATGCTCAGGAACGCGGCGGGGAACTTCTACATCAACGACAAGCCCACGGGGGCGGTCGTAGGCCAGCAGCCCTTTGGCGGTGCGCGGAGGTCAGGGACGAACGACAAGGCTGGAAGCATGTTCAACCTGCTGCGATGGGCCTCCATCAGGACGGTCAAGGAGAACCTCCTCCCGCCCAAGGACTACACGTATCCGTTTTTGGAAGAATAG
- the cca gene encoding CCA tRNA nucleotidyltransferase, with protein MLRRIVPTKEEEAQLQEVVSDLLDSAQKVIDELGIDAKPFLTGSVAKNTHLKNAEIDIFIGFSSETSRKDLERYGLKIGETVVKGRRMYAEHPYIHGVHRGHEVDIVPCYRLKSAAGRVTAVDRTPFHAKYVIGKLKKGQENEVRLFKRFAKGVGVYGAEAKVQGLSGYLCEVLVLEFGTFAELVEGVSEWRDRVHIELEGKAKKSFGEPLVVIDPVDPRRNVSSAVSATQLARFVHACREYRKDPSEEFFFPKELGTCSKDELWTEMERRGTHFVCVETGKPDITDDVLYPQLRKMEKVVTELCEDEDFSVLDSEYDVTDGKVMLLLELEVWRLPLTRKHFGPPATNENSSRFLAKWSGSPLALSHPYVEGNRWVVFVKRAHESVEDLLENRIMELSLGKDIRAEAKRGFRIVEGRRILTKNRLGAVTAMLDKRFPWEY; from the coding sequence GTGCTCAGGCGAATAGTCCCCACGAAGGAGGAAGAGGCCCAGCTGCAGGAAGTGGTCTCGGACCTGCTGGACTCCGCGCAGAAGGTGATAGACGAGCTGGGCATAGACGCGAAACCTTTCCTCACGGGATCCGTCGCCAAGAACACGCATCTGAAGAATGCGGAGATCGACATCTTCATCGGGTTCTCGAGCGAGACCTCCCGGAAGGACCTGGAGAGATACGGCCTGAAGATAGGCGAGACGGTCGTGAAGGGAAGGAGGATGTACGCCGAGCACCCCTACATACACGGCGTCCATCGCGGTCACGAGGTGGACATCGTCCCCTGCTACCGCCTGAAGAGCGCGGCGGGAAGGGTCACGGCCGTCGACAGGACGCCCTTTCACGCGAAGTACGTGATCGGGAAGCTGAAGAAGGGCCAGGAGAACGAGGTCAGGCTCTTCAAGCGGTTCGCCAAGGGCGTGGGTGTCTACGGAGCGGAGGCCAAGGTGCAGGGCTTGTCGGGATACCTCTGCGAGGTCCTTGTACTGGAGTTCGGGACGTTCGCGGAGCTCGTGGAAGGCGTTTCGGAGTGGCGGGACAGGGTACACATAGAGCTGGAGGGGAAGGCGAAGAAGAGCTTCGGTGAGCCGCTCGTCGTCATCGATCCCGTCGACCCGAGGAGGAACGTCTCGTCCGCCGTCTCGGCGACCCAGCTCGCGAGGTTCGTTCACGCCTGCAGGGAGTATCGGAAGGACCCCTCGGAGGAGTTCTTCTTCCCGAAGGAGTTGGGGACATGCTCGAAGGACGAGCTCTGGACCGAGATGGAGAGGAGAGGCACGCACTTCGTATGCGTCGAGACGGGAAAGCCGGACATCACTGACGATGTGCTCTACCCGCAGCTGAGGAAGATGGAGAAGGTCGTCACCGAGCTGTGCGAGGACGAGGACTTCTCCGTTCTGGACTCCGAGTACGATGTGACGGACGGCAAGGTCATGCTCCTTCTCGAGCTCGAGGTCTGGAGACTCCCGCTGACAAGGAAGCACTTCGGCCCGCCAGCGACCAACGAGAACTCCTCAAGGTTCCTCGCGAAGTGGTCCGGCTCGCCGCTGGCACTGTCGCACCCGTACGTGGAGGGCAATCGGTGGGTCGTCTTCGTCAAGAGGGCCCACGAGTCGGTGGAGGACCTGCTCGAGAACAGAATCATGGAACTGAGCCTGGGAAAGGACATCCGCGCGGAAGCGAAGAGAGGATTCAGGATCGTGGAGGGCAGGAGGATCCTCACGAAGAACAGGCTGGGGGCCGTGACGGCAATGCTCGACAAGAGGTTCCCGTGGGAGTACTAG
- a CDS encoding radical SAM protein has protein sequence MAISSLHLLLTYTCNFGCDHCFLFGSPDAEGVMRIQDLRHILEEGKKAGIESICVEGGEPFLYYPILLWSIRRAREMGMQAGIVTNCYWATSVEDAREWLKPVPELGISDISLSEDYFHYEEGKNPKFAREAAEELEIPYSTISIEDPRDEDAPPAANIMLKGRAATTVAPDLPKKPWQSYGKCEHEDFENQGRVHIDPFGFVHVCQGICIGNLFEKGLKEIFDEFDPRKHPICGPLLEGGPAKLAETYGLPHREEYADECEFCFDVRLKLRERFPDILCPDQMYGVND, from the coding sequence ATGGCAATCAGCTCTCTGCACCTGCTTCTGACGTACACGTGCAACTTCGGCTGCGACCACTGCTTCCTGTTCGGGAGTCCCGATGCCGAGGGAGTGATGAGGATACAGGACCTGAGACACATCCTCGAAGAGGGGAAGAAGGCCGGGATCGAGAGCATCTGCGTGGAGGGAGGAGAGCCCTTCCTGTACTATCCCATCCTTCTCTGGTCGATCAGAAGGGCGAGGGAGATGGGGATGCAGGCGGGGATAGTGACCAACTGCTACTGGGCGACATCCGTGGAGGACGCCAGGGAATGGCTGAAGCCCGTGCCGGAGCTTGGTATCTCCGACATCAGCCTGAGCGAGGACTACTTCCACTACGAGGAGGGCAAGAACCCCAAGTTCGCGAGAGAGGCAGCTGAGGAGCTGGAGATACCGTACTCGACCATCTCGATCGAGGACCCGAGGGACGAGGATGCTCCTCCGGCCGCAAACATAATGCTCAAGGGGAGAGCAGCGACGACAGTTGCACCTGACCTGCCGAAGAAGCCTTGGCAGAGCTACGGGAAATGCGAGCACGAGGACTTCGAGAACCAGGGAAGGGTGCACATCGACCCGTTCGGCTTCGTGCACGTCTGCCAGGGGATCTGCATCGGCAACCTGTTCGAGAAGGGGCTGAAGGAGATCTTCGACGAGTTCGACCCGCGCAAGCATCCCATCTGCGGCCCGCTTCTGGAGGGTGGTCCCGCCAAGCTCGCGGAGACGTATGGCCTGCCTCACCGCGAGGAGTACGCGGACGAGTGCGAGTTCTGCTTCGACGTGCGCCTTAAGCTGAGAGAGAGGTTCCCCGACATCCTCTGCCCCGATCAGATGTACGGCGTGAACGACTGA